A genomic segment from Aegilops tauschii subsp. strangulata cultivar AL8/78 chromosome 1, Aet v6.0, whole genome shotgun sequence encodes:
- the LOC109752846 gene encoding protein FAR1-RELATED SEQUENCE 5-like, which yields MPFVPFVEVNNHRCTTVFGCAIIADETEGTYVWLLQTFMKANCQVKPKSIITDGDAAMIRAIRTVLSDVFHRLCSWHIEKNMQRHLHYKSLDEFRSLLYYATSQANFEQRWKAFYDKWKTDRTEEWLDRMYRKRRLWAASYLSDGFFLGMRSNQRSESLNSCLHLHLDYGMTIVDLVVHYENCIVCLRENEAYDDCEAFQKEPPSVTEYKALEEHAAKVFTPANFYIL from the coding sequence ATGCCGTTCGTCCCCTTTGTCGAAGTTAACAACCACCGTTGCACCACAGTGTTTGGTTGTGCCATCATTGCTGACGAGACGGAAGGGACATACGTGTGGCTGCTGCAGACATTTATGAAGGCAAACTGTCAGGTGAAGCCAAAGTCAATAATCACAGACGGTGACGCTGCAATGATCCGGGCTATTCGGACTGTCCTTTCAGATGTTTTCCATCGTCTTTGCTCCTGGCATATCGAGAAAAATATGCAGAGGCACCTGCATTACAAGTCACTGGATGAGTTCAGATCTCTCCTGTACTATGCCACCTCTCAAGCGAACTTTGAGCAGAGATGGAAAGCTTTCTATGATAAGTGGAAGACGGATAGAACTGAAGAGTGGCTTGACAGGATGTACAGGAAGAGGAGACTTTGGGCAGCTTCATATCTTTCCGATGGTTTTTTCCTTGGTATGCGAAGTAACCAGAGGAGTGAAAGCCTCAACTCCTGCCTTCACCTTCACCTGGACTACGGTATGACAATTGTTGATTTGGTGGTGCATTATGAGAACTGTATAGTTTGCCTGCGTGAGAACGAGGCGTACGATGACTGCGAGGCATTCCAGAAGGAACCACCGTCGGTTACTGAATATAAGGCCCTTGAGGAGCATGCCGCCAAAGTATTCACACCTGCTAATTTCTACATCCTCTGA